ACTTTTCCGGAAAGGGCAGCACTTTCCAGTTTCTCCGGGTCCTCAGCGGCCATGGTGGAGGAATACATCAGACTCAGGCCTAGCACTTCGGCAATCGAGGACATGGTGTTGGCCGTGTACATACCACCGCAGGACCCCACCCCTGGACAGGCCCGCCGTTCGATCTCCAGCAACTCCTCTTGGCCCATCTTGCCGGCGCTGTAGGCCCCCACCGCCTCAAAGGCACTGACAATCGTCAAATCCTGTCCCTGGTAATGCCCTGGCTTGATCGTCCCCCCATAGACAAACACCGCCGGGATATTCAGCCGCGCCATGGCTATGAGCGCCCCAGGAATGTTTTTGTCGCAGCCGCCGATGGCCAGCACTCCGTCCAGACTCTGGCCCATACACACCGTTTCGATGGAGTCGGCAATGATTTCCCGCGACACCAGGGAGCATTTCATCCCCTCGGTGCCCATGGAGATGCCATCGCTAATGGTAATCGTGCCGAACAGTTGGGGCATGGCTCCCGCTTGGCGGATGGCCGTCTCGGCTTGCAGCGCCAGGTCATGGAGACCGGCATTACAAGGCGTCAGGGTGCTATAGGCACTGGCAATCCCCACAATGGGTTTATCAAAGTCCGCATCCGTAAACCCCACCGCTCGCAGCATAGCTCGGTTGGGGGAGCGTTCCACTCCGGCTGTGATCGCCTGACTCCGACGTGCCATATACAGCCATCCCCCTATGCTGTAATAAAGACTTATTTTATCACTGGCGATATGGGCGTCCCCGATTACTATGTCACCTGGGAGCAGTATCACCAACTGATTGAAGCCCTGGCCTGGCAGGTGTACCGCTCTGGCTGGGAGTTCGACCAGATTTTAGCCATTGCTCGGGGGGGACTGCGCATTGGGGATACCCTTTCCCGCATGTTCCGCAAACCCCTAGCTATTATCAGTGCCCAGTCCTACGTGGGCCAGCAGCGGGGCGTCGTCCAGATAGCCAGCGCCATCACCGCGACCCAACCCCGATTAGGCCCCCGGCTGTTGGTGGTGGATGACATGGTGGATTCCGGGCAGACCCTGGCCAAAATCGTCCAGTCCCTGCTGGCCCAGACCGACCTGGCAGCTTTAAAAACGGCGGTACTTTGGGTCAAGGGCCACAGTTGCTTCCGCCCCGATTACTACGTGGAATTCCTGCCAGACAACCCCTGGATTCACCAACCTTTTGAGCGCTATGACCACTGGCAGTTCGATCCTTAAGCCCACCACTCAATCCCCCAGGGACAGCATTCACACCGCCAGAAATCCACCTCCGGATGCTGGGCCTGCAGGGTGACAATGGCCTGCTGGGCAGTGGCTTGGTCGGGGTAAAGGGCAAACACCGTCGGTCCTGAACCCGAAAGCAAAGCGCCTAGCGCTCCGGTGGCCAGTAGGGCTTGCTTGAGGGCGGCAATCTCCGGATAGGCCGGCAGCACCACCTTTTCAAAGTCGTTGTGGAGATGGGCCGCAATTTGGCTGAAATCCGGCTGGGCCAGCAACTGCACAAAGCGATCTGCCTGGTCAGTCACCCCGCCAAAGGTCTGCCCCCACTGCTCACTGTAGGTGCGGTAGGCCCAGGGCGTAGAGATACTCAGGTTCCGGTGTTTGGCCAAAACCAAGGCGCCGCCGTTCAAAGGGGGCAAGGGTTCCAGGATGTCGCCGCGTCCGGTGGCCAGAGCCGTTCCCCCCTGCACACAAAAGGGCATATCCGACCCCAACTGGGCGGCCAGCTCCTGAAGTTCTCCCACCGTTAACCCCAACCCCCACAGGTGATTGAGACCCACCAGTACCGCTGCCCCGTTGCTGGAGCCGCCCGCCAGTCCCGCCGCCACTGGGATGTGTTTTTCCAGATGAATCGTCACGCCAGTAGCTGCCTGGGGAAACCGCGCCGCTAGTAACTGAGCCGCCTGAACCGCCAGATTGGTACTGTCAGTGGGCACCTGGGGATGGTCGCAGTGCAGGTCAATGGTTTTGCCGGGGTGGGTGGTCAAATGCACCACATCCCGCAGCGTCACACTCTGGAGCACCATGGCCACTTCGTGGTAGCCATCGCTGCGTCGCCCCAGGATGCGCAGATAGAAATTAATCTTGGCCGCCGCCGTCAACGTACACCGGGCCATGGGATGGTATCAACGGTTTCCTTGTCCCCATTGTCCCCCAAAGCCAGCGTT
The nucleotide sequence above comes from Gloeomargarita sp. SRBZ-1_bins_9. Encoded proteins:
- a CDS encoding phosphoribosyltransferase family protein, giving the protein MGVPDYYVTWEQYHQLIEALAWQVYRSGWEFDQILAIARGGLRIGDTLSRMFRKPLAIISAQSYVGQQRGVVQIASAITATQPRLGPRLLVVDDMVDSGQTLAKIVQSLLAQTDLAALKTAVLWVKGHSCFRPDYYVEFLPDNPWIHQPFERYDHWQFDP
- the ispE gene encoding 4-(cytidine 5'-diphospho)-2-C-methyl-D-erythritol kinase — its product is MARCTLTAAAKINFYLRILGRRSDGYHEVAMVLQSVTLRDVVHLTTHPGKTIDLHCDHPQVPTDSTNLAVQAAQLLAARFPQAATGVTIHLEKHIPVAAGLAGGSSNGAAVLVGLNHLWGLGLTVGELQELAAQLGSDMPFCVQGGTALATGRGDILEPLPPLNGGALVLAKHRNLSISTPWAYRTYSEQWGQTFGGVTDQADRFVQLLAQPDFSQIAAHLHNDFEKVVLPAYPEIAALKQALLATGALGALLSGSGPTVFALYPDQATAQQAIVTLQAQHPEVDFWRCECCPWGIEWWA